From a region of the Heliomicrobium gestii genome:
- a CDS encoding YsnF/AvaK domain-containing protein — MMKFEHRRKGVANVTNSIVIGITCGAVAGGLLGALLHAITAGIGLGAVGGGIMGSVVGLYQTQRMNPANLARESEKAVGVPKVNALKDMKENAAKANIRLRQEQLDISKKRIQTGEVTVHKEVITEHKQIVVPVKREELIIEKSTPLTSTNAQSGHDSALRIPLREERLEIIKLPVTVNEVSLSTNQVENTKAVEAVLRNEKLTVRKIGGATVLKKRNLP; from the coding sequence AACATAGACGCAAAGGAGTTGCCAATGTCACCAATTCCATCGTGATCGGCATCACCTGCGGCGCCGTTGCCGGCGGCCTTCTGGGGGCGCTCCTTCACGCAATTACGGCAGGCATAGGGTTAGGCGCCGTTGGCGGAGGAATCATGGGGAGTGTAGTCGGCCTCTATCAAACTCAACGAATGAATCCCGCTAATCTAGCCCGGGAATCTGAAAAGGCCGTTGGGGTTCCCAAGGTTAATGCGCTCAAAGATATGAAAGAGAATGCTGCAAAAGCAAATATTCGCCTTCGTCAAGAACAGCTGGATATCTCAAAGAAGCGAATTCAAACAGGCGAAGTGACGGTCCATAAAGAAGTAATTACGGAGCATAAACAGATTGTCGTCCCCGTAAAGAGAGAAGAGCTTATCATCGAAAAAAGCACCCCCCTCACATCGACAAACGCGCAAAGCGGGCATGACAGCGCCTTGCGGATACCGCTTCGAGAGGAGCGCCTTGAAATCATCAAACTACCTGTAACCGTTAACGAAGTCTCATTGTCAACAAATCAAGTTGAGAACACAAAAGCCGTGGAAGCGGTACTACGAAATGAGAAGCTTACTGTAAGAAAAATCGGCGGTGCCACTGTGTTGAAGAAACGCAATCTTCCGTGA